A section of the Pedobacter sp. HDW13 genome encodes:
- a CDS encoding bestrophin family protein → MIIRKKENWFKMLFVWHGSVLPRLLPRLTLLFVLSVAVVFFHGRILSFKVPLNPTPLTLFGFVLALFLGFRNNVSYDRFWEARKLWGGLLNTTRSLARQAVTLYGSSGGKTESNALIRLLIACTYSLKHQLRSTDPEADLRERLSSDDFNFISASRYRPIMITKLMGDWIVRARSAEKIDYIQQMRMDENLDKLTEIVGGCERIISTPIPYSYRVLLHRTVYLYCFLLPFGLVDSLQWLTPFIVVFIAYTFVAFEAIADEIEQPFGTESNDLALNEMCLMIEGTLLELAGNRITEIKVRKSGTID, encoded by the coding sequence ATGATCATCAGAAAAAAAGAAAATTGGTTTAAAATGCTTTTTGTATGGCATGGCTCAGTTCTTCCCCGTCTGCTGCCAAGGCTTACGCTGCTTTTTGTACTGTCTGTTGCCGTTGTGTTTTTTCATGGCAGGATACTTTCCTTCAAGGTACCGCTAAACCCTACGCCATTAACCCTTTTTGGTTTTGTGCTTGCCTTATTTCTGGGCTTCCGCAACAATGTGAGTTATGACCGATTCTGGGAGGCAAGAAAGCTTTGGGGAGGGCTTCTTAACACTACCCGCTCTCTCGCGAGGCAAGCAGTTACACTTTATGGAAGTTCAGGCGGAAAAACGGAGTCCAACGCCTTAATCCGCCTACTGATAGCCTGTACATATTCATTAAAGCATCAGCTGCGTTCTACCGACCCTGAAGCTGATCTGCGGGAACGGCTCAGCTCAGATGATTTTAATTTCATAAGCGCTTCAAGGTATAGACCCATTATGATCACCAAGCTGATGGGGGACTGGATTGTTCGCGCACGTAGCGCCGAAAAGATAGATTACATACAGCAGATGCGTATGGATGAAAACCTTGATAAACTCACAGAGATTGTTGGAGGCTGCGAACGTATCATCTCTACACCCATTCCCTATAGCTATCGTGTCCTGCTCCATCGTACCGTGTATCTTTACTGTTTTCTGCTTCCTTTTGGACTGGTGGACAGCCTGCAATGGCTCACACCTTTTATTGTAGTCTTTATCGCCTATACTTTTGTGGCTTTTGAAGCAATAGCAGATGAGATTGAGCAGCCCTTCGGTACCGAGTCCAATGATCTTGCCTTGAATGAAATGTGCTTGATGATAGAGGGGACCTTGTTGGAGTTGGCTGGAAACCGAATTACCGAGATCAAGGTGCGTAAAAGCGGGACCATCGATTAA
- a CDS encoding OFA family MFS transporter — protein sequence MSSRKLKNRWIIAASAVGIHISIGSVYAYSVMTKPVGEIFGVEEGVIKWAFKIAILLLGFSAALLGRWVEKVGPRVSGTVAGLFYGMGILGSGIAVQIGSLSLFYICYGLIGGIGLGLGYITPVSTLVKWFPDKRGLATGMAIMGFGFAALIFGPLMQTLFDGIGVANAFYVLGIIYLILILCSAQYIEKPPANYLPDGFQAGEGKVIKVDFSNIDANTALRTVRFYYIWIMMFINITCGIAIIAAASPLVQEKLKYSPMQAAGIVGLIGVFNGLGRIFWSGLSDFIGRSNIYIIFFAFQILAFYFLPEIKTETFFLIILFTVITMYGGGFSTLPAFLGDLFGTKQLGAIHGMVLTAWGLAGIAGPTIYDLVKKSTGSLVTTLEVFSMLFVVALIVSLAMKVTIAKMIRSQK from the coding sequence ATGAGTTCGAGAAAATTAAAGAACCGCTGGATAATCGCCGCATCGGCAGTGGGTATCCACATTTCCATTGGCTCTGTCTACGCCTATTCTGTTATGACCAAGCCCGTCGGTGAAATCTTTGGTGTCGAGGAAGGGGTAATCAAATGGGCCTTTAAGATTGCGATTTTACTGCTGGGCTTTTCCGCTGCGCTTTTGGGCAGGTGGGTTGAAAAAGTTGGCCCCAGGGTAAGTGGTACGGTTGCTGGTCTGTTTTATGGGATGGGTATACTGGGATCTGGAATTGCCGTTCAGATAGGCTCATTGTCGTTGTTTTATATTTGCTATGGGTTAATTGGAGGGATAGGCTTGGGACTCGGCTATATTACACCGGTAAGTACCCTGGTAAAATGGTTCCCGGATAAACGCGGTCTGGCAACCGGAATGGCCATTATGGGCTTTGGCTTTGCAGCACTGATTTTTGGCCCATTGATGCAGACGCTGTTTGATGGAATCGGCGTAGCAAATGCATTTTACGTTTTAGGCATTATCTATCTGATATTGATCCTATGCTCTGCCCAGTATATCGAAAAGCCGCCTGCCAATTATCTCCCGGATGGATTTCAGGCTGGAGAAGGTAAAGTGATCAAAGTGGATTTCTCCAATATTGATGCTAATACAGCTTTGCGTACAGTCCGATTCTACTACATCTGGATCATGATGTTCATCAACATCACCTGTGGAATTGCCATTATCGCTGCGGCGAGCCCACTTGTCCAGGAGAAATTAAAATACAGTCCTATGCAGGCGGCGGGAATTGTCGGTCTGATCGGAGTCTTTAACGGCCTGGGCAGGATATTTTGGTCGGGGCTATCTGATTTTATCGGCCGGTCCAATATCTATATTATTTTTTTTGCGTTTCAGATTCTGGCATTCTACTTTTTGCCCGAGATTAAAACCGAGACATTTTTTCTGATTATACTCTTTACCGTAATCACCATGTATGGGGGAGGTTTTTCTACCTTGCCGGCCTTTCTTGGTGACTTGTTCGGAACTAAGCAGTTGGGTGCAATTCACGGAATGGTATTGACAGCATGGGGCTTGGCGGGTATTGCCGGACCAACAATCTACGATCTTGTCAAGAAATCGACAGGCTCGCTCGTGACGACCCTGGAGGTATTTTCTATGCTATTTGTTGTCGCTTTGATTGTATCTTTGGCAATGAAAGTTACCATTGCAAAAATGATAAGAAGCCAGAAATAA